Within Flavobacterium pisciphilum, the genomic segment AGCCAAATTTATCCAATGGCATTTTAGTCATTGCTAAATTGATGATGTTCTTGGCTTTGTCGATTTTGCCTTCAGCGATTAATTGTTTCATCAATCTAGAAAGATTAGTACGGTATGTGATGCTGTTACGTCTGGTTTCAGGATCATGATAAATTTTGTCACTATCGCTATTACCCCAATCCCATTTCATTACGATATCATACATTTTATCAGAGTCAATTTGTCCCATATCCATTGGCCCACCTTCTTTAGAAGGAGTGTTTTTGATAGGTACAAGTTTGTATACCATTCCGTCAAGTTGAAGGTAGCTTTTTAGCCATAGGTAATCTTCATCATCAAAAGCACCACCACTAAAATAAATAGGTCTTTTCCAGTCGTTGTTTGCTAGTATATCAAGCATCATCAAACGATTTTTGTATATAGCACTTCCTTTAATGTCAATGTCGATATAAGGAACTATAGAGTCGTAATACTTTGGAGCTACTACTTTGTTCTTAATAATATTGTCTTTATTTATAGTAAGACGGATTTTATTAGTTGGGTAGAAATGTATTGTTTGCCCATTTTGCATTTCAACAGTTGACTTTGGATTTTTTATAAAACTTATGAAATCTTTAATGTCCCATCGGCTGTCAATTTTAGGAATGTGAGCTACATAATCTCGTTTGTCTCCCACGTACTGATCGTGTGTGAAAGAAATTGGTAACGGATCTGATTCGTAAGCTTTCATTTTCATCTGATCAATATACCAATCAGTCATGAATAGACTTGTGTTTACAATTTTCACATCGGTTCTAATGTTTTCAATTTCTTGAGCATACCACAATGGGAATGTATCATTATCACCAATAGTATATAAGATAGCATTTGGATCACACGAGTTTAAATACGCTTTAGCCATTGCTACAGCAGTATATTTGTTTGATCTGTCATGATCATCCCAGTTTTGAGAAGCCATTAATACTGGTGCCGCTAGAAAAGTAGCAGCAATAATTATTGGTCCAGCAATTTTTGGAGCTAAATATTTCTGTAAAGTTTCGTAGAGGGCGTATACACCAAATCCAATCCAGATTGCAAATACATAAAAGGATCCTACTAGAGCGTAATCTCTCTCACGAGGTTCAAAAGGTCTTTCGTTTAGGTATATTTTTAAGGCTAAACCTGTAAATAAAAATAGAGCTAGTAAGACATAGAAGCTTTTTAGGTCTTTATTTGCATGGTACATTAATCCGATTAAACCAAGGATGAACGGTAAGAAGAAGTAAACATTTCTTCCTTTATTGTTTAATACATCTGATGGTAGGTTGTCTTGAGAACCTAAATGTATAGAATCCATAAATTTGATTCCGCTAATCCAGTTTCCATCTAAGTTGTCGTATTTTCCTTGAACATCACTTTGACGACCAGCAAAATTCCACATTAAATACCTCCAGTACATATATCCGAATTGATATTCGAACATAAAGCTAAAGTTGTCTACAGTTGTTGGTTTCTCAACGATTAAGTAATCACCATAGCTTTTTAAGAATTTAATGTAACCATCGTTGTCAATTTGTTTCTGAGCATATGCTTTTTTGAATTCCATGACAGTTTTTTCAACTTCATGTCTTAATTGAGCAGTTGCTTTATTGTATTCCTCTTCAGATAGTTGACTTGGGTCGATACCGTATTTTTGCAAATCATCTTCGTAAGGATAGTTTGGATTTATCTTAAATGCAGGAGGATTGGTAAAGTTAACATAGTTCTCTGCATGTTCAGTACTCCACATTCTTGGTAAAAATGCTTTTTGCGCATCATCAGTATTTTGCACTGCATTTTTATAATTGTTGGTAATAATATATTTACCAGTTGTGTAGTCTCTTTCGTAATTTGGTTTTTTGTCAAGATAAGGAGTGTTTTTATCTAGTCCAGAAAACATTTCTGTGTATTGAGGACCATAAAACAATGGGTTTACACCATATTGTTCACGATTGTAATAAGCAAGAACTTCAGTCGCATCCGAAGGCTTGTTTTCGTTAATTACAGTATTGGCATTGGCTCTGATAGGTAACATTAACCAAGTAGAGAATCCAATTAAGATAAATAAGATACAAAGTATTATTGTGTTGTAAAAAACAAGTCCTTTTTGTTTTGTGTAGCGTAATCCGAAATAAAAGAAAGCAATAAATACTAAAGCAACAAAAATAGTTCCTGAGTTAAAAGGCATTCCCATTTCATTAACCATGAAGATCTCAGTTTTACCAAAGAAAGCCATTGTTAACGGAAGTAATAATATAAAGATGAATAGTAGGACAGCTACTACTACAATATTGGCAATAATAAAATTCTTAATTGTAACTTTTTCGTAGTTCTTAAAGAAATAAAGGAACCCAATTGCAGGAATTGTAAGTAATGCCATGAAGTGAACTCCAAATGAAAGACCTACTACTAATGATATAATTAGTAACCATTTATTACCCCTTGGAGTATGCATGTCTTGTTCCCAACGTAATCCCAACCAAAAAAGTAAAGCTATTAATAAGGATGCCATAGC encodes:
- a CDS encoding glycosyltransferase family 117 protein; this encodes MAQFNFNKWNTIIGWLTFTIALITYTLTVEPTMSFWDCGEYIATAAKLEVGHPPGAPLYQMMGAFFAMFAMDDQHVALMVNMMSVFSSAFTILFMFWSSSIILKKMIARFSEINKNNAIVILGSSFVGALAYTFSDSFWFNAVEAEVYAMASLLIALLFWLGLRWEQDMHTPRGNKWLLIISLVVGLSFGVHFMALLTIPAIGFLYFFKNYEKVTIKNFIIANIVVVAVLLFIFILLLPLTMAFFGKTEIFMVNEMGMPFNSGTIFVALVFIAFFYFGLRYTKQKGLVFYNTIILCILFILIGFSTWLMLPIRANANTVINENKPSDATEVLAYYNREQYGVNPLFYGPQYTEMFSGLDKNTPYLDKKPNYERDYTTGKYIITNNYKNAVQNTDDAQKAFLPRMWSTEHAENYVNFTNPPAFKINPNYPYEDDLQKYGIDPSQLSEEEYNKATAQLRHEVEKTVMEFKKAYAQKQIDNDGYIKFLKSYGDYLIVEKPTTVDNFSFMFEYQFGYMYWRYLMWNFAGRQSDVQGKYDNLDGNWISGIKFMDSIHLGSQDNLPSDVLNNKGRNVYFFLPFILGLIGLMYHANKDLKSFYVLLALFLFTGLALKIYLNERPFEPRERDYALVGSFYVFAIWIGFGVYALYETLQKYLAPKIAGPIIIAATFLAAPVLMASQNWDDHDRSNKYTAVAMAKAYLNSCDPNAILYTIGDNDTFPLWYAQEIENIRTDVKIVNTSLFMTDWYIDQMKMKAYESDPLPISFTHDQYVGDKRDYVAHIPKIDSRWDIKDFISFIKNPKSTVEMQNGQTIHFYPTNKIRLTINKDNIIKNKVVAPKYYDSIVPYIDIDIKGSAIYKNRLMMLDILANNDWKRPIYFSGGAFDDEDYLWLKSYLQLDGMVYKLVPIKNTPSKEGGPMDMGQIDSDKMYDIVMKWDWGNSDSDKIYHDPETRRNSITYRTNLSRLMKQLIAEGKIDKAKNIINLAMTKMPLDKFGYYSLVEPFAKGYYDVGEKAKAHDLLERLINKYKENLDYYSHLTPSDQSSLAIDIITDIERYRSLLQVMKDSKDLPFYNKQKTIFNTYVNVFERFGREKE